In one Saccharibacillus brassicae genomic region, the following are encoded:
- the sbnB gene encoding 2,3-diaminopropionate biosynthesis protein SbnB — protein sequence MSVVQTHSLLFLSKQDIEDLEGLRSDLYVTAVTRALELHARQETVQPLKPYLRVDEENGHIADRIIAMPAHVGGDVAMSGLKWIGSKHDNPQKRDKERASALIILNDPDSNYPVAVLEGSLISGMRTAAVTVIGAKHLARPGFGTVSVIGCGVIAKMQIVSLLEQFETIGKLYLFDLNAEASSRLAAEIGLRFPQVTIEIAETSERAVRAAEVLITATVASSPHIPYAWISRGTFISNISIMDLHKDVFLGADKVVVDDWDQANREKKTLHQLVQEGSFSRERLHAELGEIVAGDKPGREHADEIIVLNPMGMAIEDISSAAEVYKRALAQGKGTRLWM from the coding sequence ATGAGCGTCGTTCAAACGCACAGCCTGCTCTTTTTGAGCAAACAGGATATCGAAGACCTTGAAGGGCTTCGCTCCGATCTTTATGTCACAGCCGTTACCCGGGCGCTGGAGCTGCATGCCCGCCAAGAAACGGTACAGCCTTTAAAGCCTTATTTGCGCGTCGACGAAGAGAATGGACATATCGCCGACCGGATTATCGCCATGCCCGCCCACGTCGGCGGCGACGTCGCCATGAGCGGACTGAAATGGATCGGCAGCAAGCACGACAATCCGCAGAAACGGGACAAAGAGCGGGCCAGCGCCCTGATCATTCTCAATGATCCGGACAGCAATTACCCGGTCGCCGTCCTGGAAGGCAGCCTGATCAGCGGCATGCGCACGGCGGCCGTCACGGTGATCGGAGCCAAACATTTGGCCAGGCCGGGCTTCGGTACCGTTAGCGTGATCGGCTGCGGCGTAATCGCCAAAATGCAGATCGTCTCGCTGCTGGAGCAGTTCGAAACGATCGGCAAGCTGTACCTGTTCGACCTGAACGCCGAAGCTTCGAGCCGGTTGGCGGCGGAGATCGGGCTTCGTTTCCCGCAGGTGACGATCGAAATAGCGGAAACGTCCGAGCGTGCCGTCCGGGCAGCCGAAGTGCTGATTACGGCCACGGTCGCTTCAAGCCCGCATATTCCGTACGCCTGGATATCCAGAGGCACGTTCATCAGCAATATCTCGATCATGGATTTGCACAAAGACGTTTTCCTCGGAGCCGACAAAGTGGTCGTGGACGATTGGGATCAAGCGAATCGGGAGAAAAAAACGCTGCATCAGCTCGTGCAGGAAGGTTCTTTTTCCCGCGAACGGCTGCACGCCGAATTGGGCGAGATCGTCGCGGGCGACAAGCCCGGCCGCGAACATGCAGACGAGATCATCGTGCTGAACCCGATGGGGATGGCGATCGAAGACATCTCCAGCGCGGCGGAAGTGTACAAGCGGGCGCTCGCGCAGGGCAAAGGGACGCGGTTATGGATGTAA
- the sbnA gene encoding 2,3-diaminopropionate biosynthesis protein SbnA, producing MERNAVQAQGQSPGVADSIIDCIGHTPLVRLKSLFGERGASVYAKLELMNPGGSMKDRSAQYIIEHGLRDGTIKPHTHVIESTSGNFGIGLALMCKKYGLKFTCVVDPKITSTNLRLIECLGANIDRVTEADAYGSYLQSRIRRVQELSARDANAYWVNQYANPLNWQAHYHGAGAEIVEQMRGRIDVLVCAVSTTGSLLGISRRVKEANPHAKIVAVDAVGSVIFGTPSGPRELPGIGANRVPELLHPAEIDQVIHVDDRESVRGCYKLLDREGIFAGGSSGSLIAALEKLVPTLAPSANVVTLLPDRGERYLDSVYNERWVENLPGGRIASAEAVN from the coding sequence ATGGAACGAAATGCCGTGCAAGCGCAAGGTCAATCGCCCGGTGTCGCGGATTCTATTATCGATTGTATCGGCCATACTCCGCTGGTTCGGTTGAAGTCCCTGTTCGGCGAACGGGGAGCGTCCGTCTACGCGAAGCTGGAATTGATGAACCCCGGCGGAAGCATGAAAGACCGCTCTGCGCAGTACATTATCGAGCACGGGCTGCGCGACGGAACGATCAAGCCCCATACCCACGTCATCGAGAGCACTTCGGGCAATTTTGGGATCGGGCTGGCGCTCATGTGCAAAAAATACGGCCTGAAGTTTACGTGCGTGGTCGATCCGAAAATCACGTCCACCAATCTGCGCCTGATCGAATGTCTCGGCGCGAATATCGATCGGGTGACGGAAGCCGATGCGTACGGAAGCTATCTGCAATCGCGGATTCGGCGGGTGCAGGAGCTGTCCGCCCGCGATGCGAACGCGTATTGGGTGAATCAATACGCCAATCCGCTGAATTGGCAGGCGCATTATCACGGCGCCGGCGCGGAAATCGTCGAGCAGATGCGCGGGCGGATCGACGTGCTGGTGTGCGCGGTCAGCACGACCGGCAGCCTGCTCGGCATCTCGCGCCGGGTCAAGGAAGCCAATCCGCACGCCAAGATCGTGGCGGTCGACGCGGTCGGTTCCGTTATTTTCGGCACGCCGTCCGGACCGAGGGAGCTTCCGGGAATCGGGGCGAATCGCGTTCCCGAGCTGCTGCATCCGGCCGAGATCGATCAGGTCATCCATGTGGACGACCGGGAATCGGTCCGCGGCTGCTACAAGCTGCTGGATCGGGAAGGCATCTTTGCCGGCGGCTCGTCCGGTTCGCTTATTGCCGCGCTCGAGAAGCTTGTGCCTACGCTTGCGCCTTCGGCCAACGTCGTGACGCTGCTGCCGGACCGCGGAGAGCGGTATCTGGACAGCGTGTATAACGAACGCTGGGTGGAGAACCTGCCGGGAGGCCGGATCGCTTCCGCCGAAGCCGTCAACTGA
- a CDS encoding MFS transporter: protein MKSSPAWNNSLRLLSGGRFLSSAGLTGISPFIPYYLEEMNAGTPQEVLLWTGLSVSAPALSYALLTPVWGKIGDRWSRKWMVVRALVGLALSMMLMGFAQTPFQFFLFRLCQGAFGGISDASSAFVGSHAPADRRGSALGTLERASAAGLLAGPLLGSLCVHLWGSRPLLFLTAALTLAFALLAAWKLGDAQQSDRQVDSSQVSRPPALSAQTDGRGGIGHAFRSLLSHPMIGRLVLAGILFKLVDFATFTMFTPYVRELIPSDDAVLFVGLLLAMSSVGELLGSSWWGKRNDRRPPERNLKLAGLLCGVCVLAHAVPLGVAWLIVVRLLQGFAYSALLQTVMLQVLDSSSDRDRGVRIGATNSLLMAGQLIGPMLGVRIGGLWGLSSVYVVMGLVMLSALFLIPRSSAAAKKAAERLPLQSTKKG from the coding sequence ATGAAGTCTTCGCCCGCCTGGAATAACAGCCTGCGCCTCTTGTCGGGCGGACGTTTTCTGTCCAGCGCGGGATTGACCGGGATCAGCCCGTTCATTCCGTATTACCTGGAAGAAATGAACGCGGGCACCCCGCAGGAAGTGCTGCTGTGGACCGGACTGTCGGTGTCGGCACCCGCTCTGTCGTATGCGCTGCTGACTCCTGTATGGGGCAAAATCGGTGATCGATGGAGCCGGAAATGGATGGTGGTGCGGGCGCTGGTCGGGCTCGCTCTCAGCATGATGTTGATGGGGTTCGCCCAGACTCCGTTCCAATTTTTCCTGTTCCGTCTCTGTCAGGGCGCGTTCGGCGGCATTTCGGATGCCAGCAGCGCTTTTGTCGGGTCGCATGCTCCGGCCGATCGGCGGGGCTCGGCGCTGGGGACGCTTGAACGCGCTTCGGCGGCCGGACTGCTTGCCGGGCCTCTGCTCGGCAGTCTGTGCGTCCATTTATGGGGCAGCCGCCCGCTGCTGTTCCTCACCGCGGCTCTGACGCTGGCTTTTGCGCTGCTGGCCGCCTGGAAGCTGGGCGACGCGCAGCAAAGCGATCGTCAGGTTGACTCTTCGCAGGTATCGCGGCCGCCGGCCCTATCGGCGCAAACCGACGGCCGCGGCGGGATCGGGCATGCGTTTCGCTCCCTTCTGTCTCACCCAATGATCGGCCGCCTCGTGCTGGCCGGCATTCTGTTCAAGCTGGTCGATTTTGCGACGTTCACGATGTTCACGCCTTACGTTCGGGAACTGATTCCGTCCGACGATGCCGTCTTGTTCGTCGGCCTGCTGCTGGCGATGTCGTCTGTCGGCGAGCTGCTCGGCTCTTCCTGGTGGGGCAAACGCAACGACCGCCGGCCGCCCGAGCGCAATCTCAAGCTCGCCGGGCTGCTGTGCGGCGTATGCGTTCTGGCACATGCTGTTCCGCTGGGCGTGGCTTGGCTGATCGTCGTTCGCCTGCTGCAGGGGTTTGCTTACAGCGCACTGCTGCAGACCGTCATGCTTCAAGTGCTCGACTCTTCGAGCGATCGCGACCGCGGCGTGCGGATCGGCGCGACGAACAGCCTGTTGATGGCCGGCCAGCTGATCGGGCCGATGCTCGGCGTGCGGATCGGCGGCTTATGGGGCCTGTCTTCGGTCTACGTCGTGATGGGCCTGGTCATGCTATCCGCCCTGTTCCTGATCCCGCGGAGCTCGGCGGCCGCCAAAAAAGCCGCCGAACGGCTGCCGCTCCAATCTACGAAGAAAGGGTGA
- a CDS encoding IucA/IucC family protein — MAQRETLTRILNAYLRETGQTDPFIDDPSLPGLSLAALLPATGQRIYGTLRHRSDAGHHEYGDRLYGIEIEARPVDDWQPLAFEQVIERLLSEIAAAAQLGPNALGPVSADLKRRQLEEAIGNSLHRMTAYLRHASPAGAPAALDFRRAEQSLLCGHPFHPTPKSLEGFSPSDSLAYSPEYGVDFALHGFAAAPELIAEDWLEAGGGDPDAAWVPAEMREAASRLLPPRGRPYRILPCHPWQARYLRSLDSVQRLLAAGDLVDLGPIGPRVVPTSSVRTVWNPTEQCFYKLSLHIRITNFIRENSEEQLLRTLDASRIAAAVQRENDSPRFGLLLETGYRTLSLPDTEAAERETLMSGFSMIVREAPDLSDSSRSVPYVLASLLEVLPGEAEPLLFRAVRENRRSTSGPGSPNTPDASGRDQPADQPAGRSGTESDRNHASGWSGWIGWFRDYADVSIVPILRLYARFGISLEAHVQNSMLRLENGRPSALLVRDLEGISVDRTLAQSHGWIGTLVRADSPVLYSGEEALHRLKYYFFVNHLSHVVQRLAYYSGQAEPLFWTVVRQTLATLAEDPSDARLRAVAHDLLTSPTLPAKANLLSRFHQRGETPLYVDIPNPILPKKR, encoded by the coding sequence TTGGCGCAGCGCGAGACGCTAACCCGGATTCTCAATGCCTATTTGCGCGAAACGGGGCAGACCGATCCCTTCATCGACGACCCTTCCCTGCCGGGTCTGTCGCTTGCGGCCTTGCTGCCCGCTACCGGGCAGCGCATCTACGGCACGCTGCGGCATCGTTCCGATGCCGGCCATCATGAATACGGCGATCGGCTGTACGGGATCGAGATCGAAGCGCGGCCGGTCGACGACTGGCAGCCGCTTGCTTTCGAGCAGGTCATCGAGCGGCTGCTGAGCGAGATTGCGGCGGCCGCGCAGCTTGGCCCGAATGCGCTGGGTCCCGTTTCGGCCGACTTGAAGCGGAGACAACTGGAAGAGGCGATCGGCAACAGCCTGCATCGCATGACCGCGTATCTGCGGCATGCGTCGCCTGCCGGCGCTCCGGCCGCGCTCGATTTCCGCCGCGCCGAGCAGTCGCTTCTGTGCGGCCATCCGTTTCATCCCACGCCCAAAAGTCTGGAAGGCTTCAGCCCTTCCGATTCGCTCGCGTATTCGCCGGAATACGGCGTCGACTTCGCGCTGCACGGCTTCGCCGCCGCCCCGGAACTGATCGCCGAAGACTGGCTCGAAGCCGGCGGCGGCGATCCCGACGCGGCGTGGGTTCCCGCCGAAATGCGGGAAGCCGCTTCTCGGCTGCTGCCGCCGCGGGGCAGGCCGTACCGGATTCTTCCCTGCCATCCTTGGCAGGCCCGCTATCTTCGCTCGCTCGACAGCGTGCAGCGGCTGCTGGCCGCGGGCGACCTTGTCGATCTGGGCCCGATCGGCCCGCGGGTCGTGCCCACTTCTTCGGTCCGAACCGTATGGAACCCGACAGAACAATGCTTCTACAAGCTGTCGCTGCATATTCGCATCACCAATTTTATACGCGAGAACAGCGAAGAACAGCTGCTTCGCACGCTGGACGCTTCCCGGATCGCGGCTGCCGTGCAGCGGGAGAACGATTCCCCGCGGTTTGGTCTCCTGCTGGAGACCGGCTACCGGACGCTGTCGCTTCCGGATACGGAAGCGGCCGAGCGGGAGACGCTCATGTCCGGCTTTTCGATGATCGTGCGCGAAGCGCCGGATCTGTCGGACTCTTCACGCAGCGTACCGTACGTGCTGGCTTCGCTGCTGGAAGTGCTGCCCGGCGAAGCGGAGCCGCTGCTGTTCCGCGCCGTGCGCGAAAACCGGCGCAGCACAAGCGGCCCGGGCAGCCCGAACACGCCGGACGCCTCTGGACGCGATCAGCCGGCCGATCAGCCGGCAGGCCGCTCCGGCACGGAAAGCGACCGGAACCACGCGAGCGGCTGGAGCGGCTGGATCGGCTGGTTCCGCGACTATGCGGATGTGTCGATCGTACCGATCCTCCGGCTGTATGCCCGGTTCGGCATCAGCCTGGAAGCGCATGTGCAAAATTCGATGCTGCGCCTCGAAAACGGCCGGCCTTCGGCGCTGCTCGTGCGCGACCTGGAAGGCATCAGCGTCGATCGCACCCTTGCGCAGAGCCACGGCTGGATCGGCACGCTGGTCCGCGCGGACAGCCCCGTCCTGTACTCGGGCGAAGAAGCGCTGCACCGATTGAAATATTACTTTTTCGTCAATCATCTCAGTCACGTGGTGCAGCGGCTCGCTTATTATTCCGGGCAGGCGGAGCCTCTCTTCTGGACCGTCGTGCGGCAGACGCTTGCGACGCTGGCCGAAGACCCTTCGGACGCGCGGCTTCGCGCCGTCGCACACGACCTGTTGACGTCGCCGACGCTGCCGGCCAAAGCCAATCTGCTCAGCCGCTTCCACCAGCGCGGCGAGACGCCGCTGTACGTCGATATCCCGAACCCGATCCTTCCGAAAAAAAGATAA
- a CDS encoding methyl-accepting chemotaxis protein, with translation MAARLLPGLGSKKGGRSNLPKRSAREWGSAMGGALKNWRVLDPGKSVGVRLFLIFLVSMVVFVSSLGIFSYVKARDTIKANAATANEQTIIQTSEKLDIILQRYMDSSTQIFFNPEIQDAINNLQRATSDFDRLQAYREINESLSNQVNVTSGLQSVFFLSTDEASNDLFTAGNRLPTAEEIRGTAWYKELTTSKTNVKWIPTDVERSSYSLVRLMSTTNGSGAKFVIGLQLDVQTLEEQLASVQFGEGSHIELVSADGTNVASDKEGSAGQPSTYVFDQDQLGESGKFEAKQFGTTVLAAYNTMESSGWKLIGTVPVKVLLEGASGILILIVIFVAVAVLVAIAIGIWMVRMIGRPLGHLKGLMQEGATGNLSVRTDYRSRDEIGELSTAFNQMMDRITDLVRQTTDTAQQVLDTAGELETASKQTASSAREIAIATEEIANGASSLAQEAEKSTELTERIGERMENVVSANREMDASAREVQTASRQGTVHLDKLLTQTGSTENMVRSLVTRVDALKESTASVMKVLDVMQNITKQTNILSLNATIEAARAGAAGQGFMVVAGEIRQLASRSRESIDMVGEITDNIQSEMDETVRTLSTVYPMFQEQVQSVKQTSGIFDSVQDQMQQFSGKLDGVTASIGELGSAQKTMAEAMTSVSAVAEQSSATSEEVASLSSEQQNVGVRLVELSAKLSNASNELKDSISKFTI, from the coding sequence ATGGCTGCGCGGCTGCTGCCCGGCCTCGGCTCGAAAAAAGGCGGCCGTTCCAATCTGCCGAAACGTTCCGCGCGCGAGTGGGGAAGCGCGATGGGCGGAGCGCTCAAAAACTGGCGCGTGCTCGATCCGGGCAAGTCGGTAGGCGTTCGCCTGTTTCTTATCTTCCTCGTGAGCATGGTCGTCTTCGTGTCTTCGCTCGGCATTTTCTCGTACGTCAAAGCCCGCGACACGATCAAGGCAAACGCCGCGACGGCCAACGAGCAGACGATTATCCAGACTTCGGAGAAGCTGGACATCATTTTGCAGCGCTACATGGATTCGTCGACGCAGATCTTTTTCAATCCGGAAATTCAGGACGCGATCAACAACTTGCAGCGGGCGACGAGCGATTTCGACCGTTTGCAGGCTTATCGCGAGATCAACGAATCGCTGAGCAATCAGGTTAACGTCACAAGCGGGCTGCAGTCGGTCTTCTTCCTGTCGACCGACGAAGCCTCGAACGATTTATTCACGGCGGGCAACCGCCTTCCGACGGCGGAAGAAATCCGCGGCACGGCCTGGTACAAAGAGCTGACGACGAGCAAGACGAACGTGAAGTGGATTCCGACCGACGTCGAACGCAGCAGTTATTCGCTGGTCCGGCTCATGTCCACGACGAACGGCAGCGGAGCGAAGTTCGTCATCGGCCTGCAGCTTGACGTCCAGACGCTGGAAGAACAGCTGGCCTCTGTCCAGTTCGGGGAAGGCAGCCATATCGAACTCGTCTCGGCCGACGGCACGAACGTCGCTTCCGACAAGGAAGGATCGGCGGGCCAGCCGAGCACTTACGTGTTCGACCAGGACCAGCTCGGCGAGAGCGGCAAGTTCGAAGCGAAGCAGTTCGGCACCACGGTGCTGGCCGCGTACAATACGATGGAGTCCTCCGGCTGGAAGCTGATCGGAACGGTTCCGGTCAAAGTGCTGCTCGAAGGCGCGTCCGGCATCCTGATCCTGATCGTGATTTTCGTTGCGGTGGCCGTGCTCGTGGCGATCGCGATCGGCATCTGGATGGTCCGTATGATCGGCCGTCCGCTCGGCCACCTCAAAGGCTTGATGCAGGAAGGCGCGACAGGCAATCTGAGCGTGCGCACCGATTACCGTTCGAGAGACGAGATCGGCGAACTGTCGACCGCGTTCAACCAGATGATGGACCGCATTACCGACCTCGTTCGCCAGACGACGGATACGGCGCAGCAGGTGCTTGATACGGCCGGCGAACTGGAGACCGCTTCGAAGCAGACGGCGTCTTCGGCCCGCGAGATCGCGATCGCGACGGAAGAAATCGCGAACGGAGCGTCGAGCCTGGCGCAGGAAGCGGAGAAGAGCACGGAGTTGACCGAGCGAATCGGCGAACGGATGGAAAACGTCGTCTCCGCCAACCGCGAAATGGACGCTTCGGCGCGGGAAGTCCAGACGGCGAGCCGTCAGGGAACGGTCCATCTGGACAAGCTGCTGACCCAGACCGGCAGCACGGAGAATATGGTGCGTTCGCTCGTGACGCGGGTCGACGCGCTCAAGGAAAGCACGGCTTCGGTCATGAAAGTGCTCGACGTCATGCAGAACATTACGAAGCAGACCAATATTCTGTCGCTGAACGCGACGATCGAAGCGGCCCGCGCGGGAGCGGCGGGGCAGGGCTTCATGGTCGTCGCCGGCGAAATCCGGCAGTTGGCCAGCCGTTCGCGCGAATCGATCGACATGGTCGGCGAGATTACCGACAATATCCAGTCCGAGATGGACGAGACGGTGCGTACGCTGTCGACCGTCTACCCGATGTTCCAGGAGCAGGTGCAGTCCGTGAAGCAGACGAGCGGCATCTTCGACTCGGTGCAGGATCAGATGCAGCAGTTCTCCGGCAAGCTGGACGGCGTAACAGCGTCGATCGGCGAACTGGGCAGTGCCCAGAAGACGATGGCCGAAGCGATGACGAGCGTCAGCGCCGTCGCCGAGCAGTCTTCCGCCACGTCGGAAGAAGTCGCTTCGCTCAGCAGCGAGCAGCAGAATGTCGGCGTGCGGTTGGTCGAACTGTCGGCCAAGCTCAGCAACGCTTCGAACGAATTGAAAGATTCGATTTCAAAATTCACGATCTGA
- a CDS encoding peptidase U32 family protein: protein MTQTPVQAKPQHKGKRYRLDKPELLAPAGNLEKLKFAVHYGADAVYIGGQKYGLRSGADNFTFEEMKEGVEFAAKYGAKVFVATNIYAHEEDLDGIAEYLRNLQEAGIAAIITADPIIVETAKTAAPRIEVHLSTQQSTLNWQAVQFWKEEGLPRVVLGRETSLEEIAEIKKHVDVEIESFVHGAMCSSYSGRCVLSNHFTDRDSNRGGCCQSCRWKYDLFESPSAEGEWVSEEQQAEAGEGSPLFRSEDNAFTMGSKDLCMLGSIPDLIEVGIDSFKVEGRMKSIHYVATVINVYRQAIDAYMADPEHYVLKPEWMEELGKAANRPLNTGFFYDTPDHEDHIYEPEQKSVPYDFAGLVLDYDAATEMATIQQRNHFKPGTEIEFFGPGGTFFKQTVGTIWDEDGNELDAARHPMQRVKFKVERPLRYFDMMRKKNVKK, encoded by the coding sequence ATGACACAAACGCCGGTTCAGGCCAAGCCGCAGCACAAAGGCAAGCGGTACCGGCTGGACAAACCGGAGCTGCTGGCTCCGGCCGGCAATCTGGAAAAGTTGAAGTTCGCCGTGCATTACGGCGCGGATGCCGTCTATATCGGCGGGCAGAAATACGGCCTGCGCTCGGGCGCGGACAACTTCACTTTCGAAGAAATGAAGGAAGGCGTGGAGTTCGCCGCCAAATACGGCGCGAAAGTGTTCGTCGCCACGAATATTTACGCGCATGAAGAAGACCTGGACGGCATCGCCGAATACCTGCGCAATTTGCAGGAAGCGGGCATCGCCGCGATCATTACGGCCGATCCGATCATCGTGGAGACGGCCAAAACGGCGGCTCCGCGTATCGAAGTGCATCTGAGCACGCAGCAGTCGACGCTGAACTGGCAGGCGGTGCAGTTCTGGAAAGAAGAAGGACTGCCGCGCGTCGTGCTGGGCCGCGAGACAAGTCTCGAAGAGATCGCCGAGATCAAAAAGCATGTCGACGTCGAAATCGAATCGTTTGTACACGGCGCGATGTGTTCGTCGTATTCGGGGCGCTGCGTCCTGTCGAACCATTTTACCGACCGCGATTCCAACCGGGGCGGCTGCTGCCAGTCCTGCCGCTGGAAATACGACCTGTTCGAGAGTCCTTCCGCTGAAGGCGAATGGGTCTCCGAAGAACAGCAGGCCGAAGCCGGCGAAGGCAGTCCGCTGTTCCGTTCCGAAGACAATGCGTTCACGATGGGTTCCAAAGACCTGTGCATGCTGGGTTCTATTCCCGACCTGATCGAAGTCGGCATCGACAGCTTCAAGGTCGAAGGCCGAATGAAGTCGATCCATTACGTGGCGACCGTCATCAACGTCTATCGCCAGGCGATCGACGCGTACATGGCTGACCCGGAGCATTATGTGTTGAAGCCGGAGTGGATGGAAGAGCTGGGCAAAGCTGCCAACCGTCCGCTCAATACCGGTTTCTTCTATGATACGCCGGATCATGAAGACCATATTTACGAGCCGGAACAAAAATCGGTCCCTTACGACTTCGCCGGACTCGTGCTCGATTACGACGCAGCGACGGAGATGGCGACGATCCAGCAGCGCAACCATTTCAAACCCGGCACGGAGATCGAATTTTTCGGTCCCGGCGGCACGTTTTTCAAACAAACGGTCGGCACGATCTGGGACGAGGACGGCAATGAGCTCGACGCGGCCCGCCATCCGATGCAGCGCGTGAAGTTCAAAGTTGAGCGTCCGCTGCGTTATTTCGACATGATGCGCAAAAAGAACGTCAAAAAGTAG
- a CDS encoding peptidase U32 family protein, with protein sequence MGKKPELLATCGTLDELKALAEAGCDAFLLGEERYGMRLPGEFTPEMIGEAVNFAHPRGIKIYAAVNNLMDNEKLPLLPEYLKRMGELGVDGIEFGDPSVLMQARSLLPGLPLHWNAEMTSTNHGTANYWGRRGATRVVLARELNMDEVTGMMPSLEVEAQVQVHGMTNIYHSKRSLVHSYMANQGRPVEDDNVGLTRGLYLIEAERRDERFPIYEDANGTHIMSSGDICILEDLHLLMEAGVQSFKIEGILQSAAYNVAAARAYRRAIDLFAEDPAGYAFDETWLDEIRALQDPERELSFGFFYKEQVY encoded by the coding sequence TTGGGAAAAAAGCCCGAACTGTTGGCAACTTGCGGCACACTGGATGAATTGAAGGCGCTGGCGGAAGCCGGCTGCGACGCTTTTTTATTGGGGGAAGAACGATACGGCATGCGCCTGCCGGGGGAATTCACGCCGGAGATGATCGGGGAAGCGGTGAACTTCGCGCATCCGCGCGGTATCAAAATCTACGCGGCCGTCAACAATCTGATGGACAACGAGAAGCTGCCGCTTCTGCCGGAGTACTTGAAGCGTATGGGAGAGCTCGGCGTGGACGGCATCGAGTTCGGCGATCCGTCCGTGCTTATGCAGGCCCGAAGCCTGCTGCCGGGACTGCCGCTGCACTGGAACGCCGAGATGACGTCGACCAACCACGGGACGGCGAACTACTGGGGACGCCGGGGGGCGACCCGGGTCGTGCTCGCGCGCGAGCTGAACATGGACGAAGTGACCGGCATGATGCCGTCGCTCGAAGTGGAAGCCCAGGTGCAGGTGCACGGGATGACGAACATTTATCATTCCAAGCGCAGCCTCGTGCACAGCTACATGGCGAATCAGGGCCGGCCGGTCGAAGACGATAACGTCGGTCTGACCCGCGGTCTGTACCTGATCGAAGCGGAACGCCGCGACGAACGGTTCCCGATCTACGAAGACGCGAACGGCACGCATATTATGAGTTCGGGCGATATCTGCATTCTGGAAGATTTGCATCTGCTGATGGAGGCGGGCGTGCAGAGCTTCAAGATCGAAGGTATCCTGCAAAGCGCGGCGTACAACGTCGCGGCCGCCCGCGCCTATCGCCGGGCGATCGATTTGTTCGCCGAAGATCCGGCCGGGTACGCGTTCGACGAGACGTGGCTGGACGAGATTCGGGCGCTTCAGGACCCGGAGCGCGAGCTGTCGTTCGGATTTTTCTATAAGGAACAGGTGTATTGA